In Oceanobacillus sp. FSL K6-2867, one DNA window encodes the following:
- a CDS encoding DUF998 domain-containing protein yields MKKGGVLTIPKRVGIISWIATCFYFVIEPLFMMTSTAPYSLMQHAMSDLGVTSCGNYTYAIALHEICSPYHLWMNVLFIINGITMTVGVLYLAQYLQKKFITKLATIFIIILALGNIVSGFIPADVDLFWHSIVAQIGMITVLPGLWIYAKVLDSGKRWTCLCFFVLIIIFILIILLLFIPLPAGLLQRLFYAVIFLWGTVLTFILTD; encoded by the coding sequence ATGAAAAAAGGGGGGGTGTTAACTATACCTAAAAGAGTCGGAATAATTAGTTGGATAGCTACGTGTTTTTATTTTGTTATAGAGCCATTATTTATGATGACTTCAACGGCTCCATATAGTCTGATGCAGCACGCGATGAGCGATCTAGGTGTTACATCTTGTGGGAATTATACATATGCAATCGCGCTACATGAAATTTGTTCGCCGTATCATTTATGGATGAATGTGTTATTTATCATAAATGGAATCACAATGACAGTTGGTGTTTTGTACCTGGCACAATATTTACAAAAAAAATTCATAACTAAATTGGCAACCATCTTTATAATTATCCTTGCTTTAGGAAATATTGTCTCCGGATTTATACCAGCTGATGTTGATTTGTTTTGGCATTCAATCGTAGCACAAATTGGTATGATTACTGTTTTGCCTGGACTATGGATTTATGCAAAGGTATTAGATAGTGGTAAACGGTGGACGTGTTTATGCTTTTTTGTCCTGATTATAATATTTATCCTAATTATCCTTCTGCTTTTTATACCACTTCCGGCAGGATTATTGCAAAGACTATTTTACGCTGTCATTTTCTTATGGGGTACAGTGCTGACTTTTATTCTTACGGATTGA
- a CDS encoding heavy metal translocating P-type ATPase: MSETNHATLGITGMTCAACSTRVEKVLNKMDGVDAQVNLTTEKATVDYDSEKTTIEEITKKIENVGYGVLMEKAELDVFGMTCAACSTRIEKVLNKQEGVNFATVNLTTETASIEYNPGLVDIKAIIEKIKNVGYDAKPKAEAEEKQTHKEKEIKNMQTKLIISAVLAAPLLVTMLVHLFNMAIPDIFMNPWFQFALATPVQFIIGWQFYVGAYKNLRNGGANMDVLVALGTSAAYFYSLYEAFKTIGNPAYMPHLYFETSAVLITLILFGKYLEARAKSQTTNALSSLLNLQAKEARVIRDNEEIMIPASEVVVGDRLVVKPGEKIPVDGIVVKGRTSVDESMITGESIPIEKEVDAPIIGSTINKNGSIEMEATKVGKDTALASIVKIVEDAQGSKAPIQRLADVISGYFVPIVVVIAILTFTAWIILVEPGQFEPALVAAIAVLVIACPCALGLATPTSIMVGTGKAAENGILFKGGEHLERTHQLEAIVLDKTGTITKGKPEVTNFSGDEETLQLLASAEKGSEHPLAEAIVAYATERNINLMEVDDFSAIPGHGIEVRISNNHILVGNRKLMQDHQIDVSDVEQELVDYEIDGKTAMLIAIDGQYRGIVAVADTIKETAPQAIQELKAQGLEVIMLTGDNERTAQAIAKQVGIDKVIAQVLPEEKADKVKEIQDNGKKVAMVGDGVNDAPALAIADIGIAIGTGTEVAIEAADVTILGGELLLIPKAIKISHETIKNIRQNLFWAFGYNTAGIPVAAVGLLAPWVAGAAMALSSVSVVSNALRLKRVKL; the protein is encoded by the coding sequence GTGAGCGAAACAAATCATGCAACACTAGGAATAACTGGAATGACTTGTGCCGCCTGTTCCACTCGGGTTGAAAAAGTGTTAAATAAGATGGACGGTGTCGACGCCCAAGTCAATTTAACAACGGAAAAGGCAACCGTAGACTACGATTCAGAAAAAACAACTATAGAAGAAATAACGAAAAAAATTGAAAATGTGGGCTACGGAGTTTTAATGGAAAAAGCAGAATTAGATGTTTTTGGCATGACCTGTGCCGCTTGTTCGACACGTATTGAAAAGGTATTGAATAAGCAGGAAGGGGTTAATTTTGCAACAGTAAACTTAACAACAGAAACTGCGTCCATAGAATATAATCCTGGTTTAGTTGATATAAAAGCAATAATTGAAAAAATCAAAAATGTGGGTTACGATGCGAAACCGAAGGCGGAAGCAGAAGAAAAACAAACGCATAAAGAAAAAGAAATTAAAAATATGCAGACGAAATTAATCATTTCAGCTGTGTTAGCTGCACCGTTATTAGTAACCATGTTGGTTCATTTATTTAATATGGCGATACCAGATATATTTATGAATCCATGGTTCCAATTTGCTCTTGCGACACCAGTTCAATTTATTATAGGATGGCAGTTTTATGTTGGTGCGTATAAAAACCTTCGAAATGGTGGAGCGAACATGGATGTGCTTGTTGCATTAGGTACAAGTGCTGCCTATTTTTATAGTTTATATGAAGCATTTAAGACTATTGGCAATCCTGCATATATGCCACATCTATATTTTGAAACGAGTGCTGTATTAATCACATTGATTTTATTTGGAAAGTATCTGGAAGCACGGGCAAAAAGCCAGACAACGAATGCACTATCCTCATTACTCAATTTACAGGCAAAAGAAGCTCGCGTAATCAGGGATAACGAGGAAATCATGATTCCTGCCAGCGAAGTTGTTGTTGGTGATCGGCTAGTTGTAAAACCCGGTGAGAAAATACCTGTTGATGGTATCGTTGTTAAGGGAAGAACTTCAGTAGATGAATCGATGATTACCGGGGAATCCATTCCTATTGAAAAGGAAGTTGATGCTCCTATCATTGGATCAACAATAAATAAGAATGGCTCCATCGAAATGGAAGCGACAAAGGTAGGAAAAGATACCGCTCTTGCATCAATTGTAAAAATAGTCGAGGATGCACAAGGATCAAAAGCGCCAATTCAACGATTGGCCGATGTTATTTCAGGTTATTTCGTACCAATTGTTGTTGTCATAGCTATTTTAACATTTACTGCCTGGATTATACTTGTTGAGCCTGGCCAGTTTGAACCAGCTTTAGTTGCAGCAATTGCTGTACTTGTTATCGCATGTCCTTGTGCGTTAGGACTTGCAACACCAACTTCTATTATGGTTGGAACAGGTAAAGCAGCAGAGAATGGAATCCTTTTTAAAGGTGGGGAACATTTAGAAAGAACCCATCAATTAGAGGCAATCGTTCTTGATAAAACAGGAACCATCACAAAAGGAAAACCTGAAGTAACAAACTTCTCAGGTGATGAAGAAACGTTACAGCTGCTAGCAAGTGCAGAAAAAGGTTCAGAGCATCCACTTGCAGAAGCAATTGTCGCCTATGCAACAGAAAGAAATATTAATTTAATGGAAGTTGATGATTTCTCTGCAATACCTGGCCATGGCATCGAAGTCAGAATTTCAAATAATCATATCCTTGTAGGAAATCGAAAACTCATGCAAGACCATCAAATTGATGTTAGCGACGTGGAACAAGAATTAGTTGATTATGAGATTGATGGAAAAACTGCAATGCTAATTGCTATTGATGGACAGTATCGGGGAATTGTTGCTGTTGCAGATACCATTAAAGAAACAGCACCACAAGCTATTCAAGAATTAAAAGCGCAAGGCTTGGAAGTTATCATGTTAACAGGTGACAACGAGCGAACAGCACAAGCCATTGCGAAACAGGTTGGCATTGATAAAGTAATTGCCCAAGTGTTACCTGAAGAAAAGGCGGATAAAGTGAAAGAAATTCAAGATAATGGTAAAAAGGTTGCAATGGTTGGAGATGGTGTAAATGATGCTCCGGCACTCGCAATCGCTGATATTGGAATTGCAATTGGTACGGGAACAGAGGTAGCAATTGAAGCTGCCGACGTAACGATTCTTGGTGGTGAATTACTGCTTATTCCAAAAGCAATCAAAATTAGCCATGAGACAATTAAAAATATTCGTCAAAACCTATTCTGGGCTTTCGGATATAATACAGCGGGAATCCCAGTCGCAGCAGTTGGATTGCTTGCACCATGGGTTGCTGGTGCGGCAATGGCATTAAGTTCAGTAAGTGTTGTTTCGAACGCACTTCGCTTAAAACGAGTGAAATTATAA
- a CDS encoding metal-sensing transcriptional repressor: MDKFLHDHPSKPRTQDEMQKVINRLKRIEGQVRGIQKMVEEDRYCVDILVQISAIQSALKQVGFSVTERHINHCVSDAIKQGEGKESIEELMSVLKQFSK, translated from the coding sequence TTGGATAAATTCTTACATGATCACCCAAGTAAACCTAGAACACAAGATGAAATGCAAAAAGTCATTAATCGTTTAAAACGTATAGAAGGTCAAGTTCGAGGAATACAGAAAATGGTGGAAGAAGATCGCTATTGCGTTGATATATTAGTGCAAATAAGTGCAATACAATCGGCGTTAAAGCAAGTAGGATTCTCTGTCACAGAACGCCATATTAACCATTGTGTCAGTGATGCGATTAAACAAGGCGAAGGTAAAGAATCCATTGAGGAATTAATGAGTGTATTGAAACAGTTTTCAAAATAG
- the copZ gene encoding copper chaperone CopZ has protein sequence MQTRILDVKGMSCGHCKMSVEGALNKLDGVTDTEVDLDSGKVEVTYDEAKVSLENMKETVEDQGYDVA, from the coding sequence ATGCAAACAAGAATATTAGATGTTAAAGGAATGTCATGCGGCCACTGCAAAATGTCAGTGGAAGGGGCACTAAATAAATTAGATGGTGTAACTGACACAGAAGTTGATTTAGACTCTGGTAAAGTTGAAGTTACTTATGACGAAGCAAAAGTTTCTTTGGAAAATATGAAAGAAACTGTTGAAGACCAAGGTTACGATGTAGCTTAA
- a CDS encoding patatin-like phospholipase family protein gives MKADAVFEGGGSRGVAFIGAIKAMEEANVEWIRIAGTSAGAIVATLLASGYKSDEIKEQMSVLDFSKLRGRTILNRIPLFGNILELLVHQGIYKNDYVEKWMDSLLFKQGIRTFADLPDGKLKIIASDVSNGQILILPDDLERYMLTPADLKISTAVMMSTCLPFFFRPVIWKTNKRKKSYILDGGLLSNFPIWIFDTENPRFPTFGFHFVKDEINIDPIIPTPIHLFRNIFTTMLQAHDLRHLNDMTIDRTIQIPTGDISTTNFDLTEQQTSLLLQAGYDSAKAFLSTWDFKQHKDKRRQNDKKRYNTRT, from the coding sequence ATAAAAGCAGATGCTGTTTTTGAGGGTGGCGGGTCCAGAGGAGTTGCTTTTATTGGCGCAATTAAAGCAATGGAAGAAGCAAATGTAGAATGGATACGAATTGCTGGAACATCTGCAGGAGCTATTGTTGCAACCCTTCTTGCTAGCGGTTATAAAAGTGATGAAATTAAAGAACAAATGAGTGTACTAGACTTTTCAAAACTTCGAGGTAGGACAATTCTGAATAGAATCCCTCTTTTTGGTAACATTTTAGAATTACTCGTGCATCAAGGAATTTATAAAAATGATTATGTGGAGAAATGGATGGATTCCCTCCTTTTCAAACAAGGTATAAGGACTTTTGCGGATCTTCCAGATGGAAAATTAAAGATTATCGCCTCCGATGTCTCGAATGGTCAAATTCTTATTTTACCAGACGACTTAGAACGCTATATGTTGACACCTGCGGATTTAAAAATATCAACTGCCGTAATGATGAGTACTTGTCTACCATTTTTCTTTCGTCCGGTTATCTGGAAAACAAATAAGCGAAAAAAATCCTATATTTTAGATGGCGGACTTCTAAGTAATTTTCCGATATGGATTTTCGATACAGAAAACCCCCGTTTTCCGACTTTTGGTTTTCATTTTGTAAAAGATGAAATTAACATAGACCCAATCATACCAACACCAATCCATCTTTTCAGAAATATATTCACAACAATGCTTCAAGCGCATGATTTACGTCATTTGAATGACATGACGATAGATCGTACGATTCAAATTCCAACTGGAGATATTAGCACAACCAACTTTGATTTGACTGAGCAGCAAACCAGTTTACTCCTTCAGGCAGGTTATGATTCTGCAAAGGCTTTTTTGTCAACTTGGGATTTTAAGCAACATAAAGATAAACGCAGGCAAAATGATAAGAAACGCTATAATACCCGTACTTAA